Below is a genomic region from Cloeon dipterum chromosome 2, ieCloDipt1.1, whole genome shotgun sequence.
GGCAACAACTcgattcttaatttttcagggaaaGGAAAACTGCAACAAGATCCACCAGGCGGAAGGGCTGCAAGTGGACTCGGTTggaaggctgtgggtgctCGATGATGGCAGCTCCAATTTCAATTGCCGTGCCAAACTCTGGATTTTCAACCTAGACAACAACGGAACCGAACTGATTCATCGATTTTCCTTCACTGGCAAGATGCACGACTTGGTGATCGACGAAACGCCCAATGAAACCTTCGCCTACATCACGCGTTGGGACAAAAAGCACATTGTTGTGTTTAGTTTGGAGAAGAATGAATCCTGGATTGTGAACACGCCAGCAATGTTGTCCAGCTCGATCGCCCTTTCTCCTAAGGTGGAACCGAGACAGCTCTACCTCAGCAAATACCACTCCAAAGAACTTTATTCGATTTCCGTCGCCGCACTCCGCAATGGAACTCGAACCGAAAATCCGGAATTCATCGGAAACTGGACCGAAATTAGCGCGTATAaaatgctgatggacaaccGCGGGACCATGTATGCCgcatttttgtggaaaaaccATGTTCAATCTTGGAACACCTCCCAGCCATTGCAGGAAAACCGTATTTATCAGGTAtggattcaaattaaaataacagttTTCCTATTTCCACAAAATAggtaattcataatttttaagtttatgtCTTGCTTGGTTGCAGGTCACCGGATTAGAGTTTATTTGGCCCTTTAATTTTGCTCTGGACCAAGACGGTACCCTTTGGATGACggtatttgataaaaatagaaagCCAAAATACAGGCTTTTGAAGGCTGCGGTCGGCGCACAATCGTATATCTTCGAGGCATCACCAGGTAAGTTTCCTCCTACGGACAACTGTCCCTCGAGGCGTCGAAATTTACCAATATactcaattatttatgcatGGGTGGTAAAAAAACAGTACTTTTGACTTGGAAATAAACAATGTGTTATCTATAGCTGACCCTGAAATGTTCTCGAAAATTAGTCAAAATTGCCAATTAATAGAACCCCCTTTTTTAACAcatctctttatttttttcaatcagttttttatacttttagaTTGCTCCGGTTCGTGTCACAAGAATGGTACTGCCTAAGGTTGCAAGGTTGGATGGAAGGGTAAAAACTGCGACCCACCCTGGGAGTGCACCTGCCGCCTGACTGACTTCCACGCAAAGCGATTGTAGACTCGGGTAGAGATTTTCgttggatattaaattttttgggaatttattggcgagttttattttaaaccaaaaaccTGAACAGTGCGAGCTATTTTTTTACCAGCTTTTAACGCGATATTGTgctcataaataaattcactaCAGGTTGTTCCAGGAAGAGCACTCTAAtctgacaaaataaaagtattaaattaaataatgaggCTGAGATTGCCGTAAAAACCGGTTTGGCGGTCAACGCACAGACCCGTTGGGCATTCAGGGCCGGCCGAGAGTGAAAACGCGCGTGTGTTAGCTGCTTTTGTGCCTTTTCAGGTGCGCCTTCCGCGCGCAGGTGTTGATCTTGACGCTGCTCTCTCCTCAcctaaaaaaaacaaaattaattagttagcGCCGCCGAGAAACTAACACGCTGCTGGCCCACAGTCGCAACATTTTAGCGTGATCGAGAGAGAAGGAAATAAATGTAAAGGGGCTTGTCCGGTTCGAAAGGTCGAgaaaaaaggatttatttttggagaTGTGGATGTGGCGTTTGTTGGCAGCCAGACCAGGGTGCTCAGAGAGGCATCGTCGAAAGGTACAAGGCTGAGGAAGAGCCTCTCGCCGAACACAGCCATGAATCGAGGAATAATTTGTTCGGGAAAGAAACCTCTTCTCGCAGCTTCCAACTTGTGTTCCTCCGAGGGCCAGTCGAAGTCCATTTTATTCCACTCGTAGACGGTCGTGAAGCCGTCGGTGGCGGAGGCCAACGACGCGCCGAgcagcaaaattaaagcagAGAAAAGAGGCATGGCAACAGCACGGCTTCTGATCGCCGAATGACCAAGGAGGCGCGTTTTCACAACACCAAACTCTTGGTAAACATTGAGAGGAGGTggggattatttatttatctcttcTTCCCAACCAGTTTTATGTTGAGgagcagagaaaattaaaatcgcctCCAGGAACCACCCGAGAATAGAGAACGTGGCTGCGctattatttataatcaaaTACACTCGACTAAATAAGCTCTCAAGGTTGTTCAAGGAAGAGCACTGATCtgaaaaaatggtattttaataaatatattaaaaataataggcTTCAGACACGAACAGATGAACATAAAAACCTTGATTAGCGGCGAAGAGATCTTTTACCTGTTGGTCGGTCGAGACTGAGTGAAAATTAAGTGCCTATAAAAAGAATCGACATTAAGGTTTAGCACTTTTTTGGTTTTGGCGCGCCgttgctttttaatatcttaTTGGGAACGCGAGATTGTTTCTGTGAGGATCAAGGGTTAATTTAGACACGCGAgacttttatttcttctgtCCGTCTGCGAATTCATTTGAATGACACTTGAAGTTGTTAGCGTGgtgagaaacaaataaattctatattaaaatgctttcatACTTTTTGTTGGGCTCTTTTATCGTGCAGAAATCTGtttttatgcaacctgcgaaaCACACATGTTGGCCCAgttgcaaacaaaacaaatggTCTTGGACTTTGGTGGAGCAAACCTAAGTAGCTCGCTCTGCACCTTaatctaaatttgatttataataaaCATGTTtccatataaatattttagacaaTGCGGGACTATCGTATAAATTCCTAACTGTGAGCACCGTGCATACCTTTTTCAGCAGCTGTCAACGTGATTGTGTTTATAAACAAATATGCGCACTCCACCAAATAAattcactaatttttttaatttagaacctctgcacagcacttcgcgtgggctatgagctcactgggtcccaggccccaataacaccgccgattTTATTGTTCACGGAAGAGCACACTAATTGCAAAAAAGGCCTTTAGTaccatttaataaataatgagccTCAAACGCGCAGAGATTGCCTACAAAAACCGGTTTGGCGGTCAAGCGAGATCAGTCGGGCGTTCAGGGCCGGCCGAGAGTGAAAACGCGCGTGTCTTTTCGCGAGCTGAATAAACGTACCTTCCGTGCGCAGATGCTGATCTTGACGCTCCTCCTCTTTCGcccaaaattaatgttttcgcGTCAGCGACAAACAAACTGCGGGACCACAGTCACTACATTCACGTTTTTAGGAATGAAAAGAGCTCCACAAACACAAGCCTTCGTTTCTGAACAGGTGCATGTCCAGTCGAAAAGGAGGAGAATAAAACGatgaattttactttcgtTGTATTTTTCCTGCTCAACTTTGCTGCAAACGTCACTAACGGCATAGCACCATgtgagtatttttaatatagttttttctttattcttactataataataaaattgattggaATTATCGCCCTTTTCCTGCTCAGTTTACGCCGATGGAGAAAACTTGAGCGCTGCGAATTGCGGCATTTGGCACAGACACGAAAACCACAGCTCTTGGTTCGCCTATTTGCGGCACGAAGGCGAGGAATGTTACGGAATCGTCATTTCGCGAAGGACCATTCTCACGCACAAACCaggcaattcatttttttatttatttaaatagaaaattaataataaatgttaCAAATTATTAGATGAATGTAGGATTCAAGTGAGGGAGGTCGGAAAAGTGATCGCTTATCTCGGAGAATGCGCGAGTGCAAGCAAGTTTGACTCGGAAGAATGCGTCGGCAAACACATTGAAGTATATATTAATTTGGGGCCGCAAACaattcaaagaatttaaaataattttatgataaatcAGGTGCAAAAAGTGGTGGCAATAAACCAAAACCCGAGCGCTGGCGAAGATGGCGTCTACGTGCGTCTGTACAAAACCAAGACTAAAATGCCCGAGAACGTTCCAATTTGTTTGTACAACCGCGACAGAGCAACTGACTTTCCCCAGCCAAAAGATTCACGCTATTTTGCCTTTCAACGATTCAGAGACgtataattattcaatttttgggATTAATTTGCCTTACTTTGACAATGATTTTCTCAGGCGAGCAAAAATGATGAGTGGTGGGACCAGCTCGAGCCGCGTAaacaaatttcccaaatttcaattaattaacaattaaaattttataaaattgatttcaggAATTCTCGTTTCCTCGGAAGAatgctttaaaaatcagaattttgatAAGAAGGAACTTGAAAAGATGAATTTATCGCCACGGCGTTTGCTTTGCGTTCACACTCCGAACGAAGACGgttagaaaaatcaaataattacgTATAATTTGACGAACGAAACGTTGGTACAGGACGCTATTTGCTGAATTTCTACAGAGGAAGATACTTCTTGAGAGGCATGAGGGTGTTCCACCCCCTGCTGCCGTCTAGAACGAAAATTTACAGAGACATTTTGGCATACGTTAAACATATTAGTGGGCTTGCAGACGACATTCCTGTTTTTCCTCCAGTTCCACCAGAAATACAGGCTATTGGTAATTTCTTTAATGCAGCATTCATAGTTTGCGAGTGAAATTGATGGAATCATCTCCGTAGAATTCAGCATTCAAGGAAACCTGAGCTTCCAAAATTGTGGCTCGAAATGGATTAGGTCGAAAAGAAGCAATGATGACCCAACAGACGGAtttgaagaaacaaaattcGTATTTTCTGGATACACAGCTCGTGAAGACTCTCACCCGTGGCATGCGGATATTGAAAACTTAGAAAATGGCACGCAATGTGGTGGAACTCTCATTTCCAGCAGAACAGTTTTGACAGGTTATTAGTGCGTTTCGAAAAAGATCAGAAAGATGACTGCATGTCTAAAATCTTAACTTCCAGCTGCTCACTGCATTTTCGAAATGAATGTCAAAGACTTTGAAGTCACAGTTGGCATGTATGACAAGAGGTTGAAATACAATGACACCAAAATCCAAATACAAACAGTAATGATAACATTTCAACTAATAATTGAgactaattttattaaacatagCCGAGCAAACTGGTCACTCATCCCGCGTACAGAAGCGATCAGTTCCACTACGATGTCGGATTGCTAATTTTCGAGAAAGAAGGATACGAAATAAATAACCAAGTGCGTCCCATTTGCCTTTGGAACGAAGGATCGAGTTTGAGCCGTGTGACTGGAAAATCAGCtgtggtaaaataaaaaacagaattCTGCATGCcggcttgaaaattaataaattattttccaaagttGGTTGGCTTCGGACTGACGGAACATTACAGCCTTTCCGACACGCTGCAAGAAGCGCGCCTGTCTATTCGAAAACACGAAGAATGCTACCTCAGCAACAGGATTCTGTTCGGAAAACGCTTGCGGCCTGGAGACAACTTCTGTGCTGGATTCACGAATGGTTGGTCTTTTTAGCGATTTATTGCAAATTCGGATTCATAGCAAGTATTTTACACTAGGAGTAAGCGCGTGCCTGGGCGACAGTGGAGGAAGCCTTTCTATAAAAAAGAACGGCCGCTGGTTCATCAGAGGCATCGTCAGCTTCGGACTTTCAAAAAGAGTTATTTTGGATGGGGAAGAGCAAATCGCTTGCAACCCAAACAGCTTCTCTTTGTACGCCGACGTTGCTTACTACATGGACTGGATCGTGCGAAACTCCCTGGACATTTCCTTCAAGAATTGAGCCTTCATCTTGacagttttgtttatttgacaaaagaattaaattttctttgtgaaGGCGCAAGAAacatatgaatttttatgacaatttcatttaaaatatcacgTGAGAGTATTTCATAACAGGCCTACTTTATTATGATGGCAATGAAcgataacatttattttattttatttcatgcttAACTCGAAATGTAAGGTTAGAGGAACAATTgagtattttgaaaaaatttcccaattcTTTTGttcgaaaaaatatatcactgtattctttttttaattactgccATTGGTCTACAAGCATTTATTTGCTCTTATCCGTTAatctttaacaaaataaaaatttaaattccgtAATATTGttcccaaaataatttaattaaatttcatctaaaTGGCACAACGTGATTCACCAGCAAACTGCGTTTCGGCTTACCAATGTGGATTTTGTGACGATAACCATGCATGTACAAAAGATTCCTTTGCGAAAAGCCAAATATCTCCTCGCCTGAGCCTCACAATCTGCTGCGGCTTACGGAGAATACGGAGCAGGACcggttttttctctcttgctcgctgcaattaaattggattttgcgGCTTCTTTAGCCTCGGGAAGGAGCGTTGTGCACGCGCCGGCTTCTCTTTTTATATTACACTGTCGTCATTATATTGTAGGAGCAGAGTAGTCGgatgaaataaaacacgacaaatttattgaactgcagatttaaaatttattaatctgaACGAACAGAGAAAGGCCAAATGGGTCAgagtttatttgaatcatataTTTATTGCGTGCATTACTAATAAGGATGAAATTGGGTTTGTCTTTATTTTCAGagtttattttgagttttaatatcaattaatttaattatcttcaTCATCGATATCAGTGATAAAAACGACTGTCTCGATAGTTTTATTTGTATCCACTACAGCGGGACGGACCATGGCCGTGACCTGCTTGGCCTCGGACGCCTCGCAGTGGCGGCCAGAGAAGTTTGACGCACACTCGCACCGGTAGCTCGCCTGCTGCTCACCCAGACTCACGCAAGAGCCACCATTTTTGCAAACTCCGTCGTTTACTCTACAAAAATCAAGATCTGCAAAGAATTCAATCACGTCTCATGgtttttctcaaaatcaaattatcaaaattaccTTGATTAGTTGTGGAATTGTCGAAAAAGTAAGATTTAGTGTTGATTTCCACTGCAGCCTTGAATAATTTGTGCTTTGGATTCGATGAAAACTTAGCCATCAAGAAGAGATTGTTTGACGTgtcgaaaacaaaaaagtatgGCCAAATATCCTGAACATTGCTATCCTATAACAAGTatgcataattataataagtcagaaaataaaagtgaattgTGAAGTACAATTTTGTAACAGACCGTgaacaaaatttcttctttgaAGGGGAAATTGGTGTCCCAAGTGCCGATGGATTTCTTGAAGACCAAGTCAAAATACAAGCGTCCATTTCTGTCCATGGCCATTCTCCTGGAAGGCGCCGTTTTGTTTCCAACGAATGTGACAGTTGGATGGTGAACCCCCGCCCTGAGATCCTTGACGAGCACCGAGTATAGTACTTGTGAGGATAAGCTGCCGAAGTAGAggttctttctctctttcagaGGCGAAAGGGCAAGACCGTCGATGTTTTTCACGTTTGTTTTCACTCGCCACGATTTCTTTGCTTTCAAGCTGAAAACGACGAGTTCTGTTGAGGTCTCGATCGTGTCGGCGATGTACGCGAAGAAGTCGTCTGGCGTCTCATCCAACGCCAATTCAGTCAACCAACTAGTGCCATGGCGGGACACTAGATCGCCAGGAAACTCGTAAACTAGCTCCACCTGGTCATTGCTGTTGAATATCCACAGCTTTGGACGACAAACTGAGTCACGGCCGTCGTCCACGACCCAGAGGCGACCCAAAGAGTCCACTTGCAGGCCTCTGACATCCTGCAAAGCGCTGCAGTCACCCCTTTTCTACAATAAAAATGCCTCCATGGGTCAAGGTCGCCAAgggggcggattacggcaccGTTCTTTAactcgaccttgaaacactgaaCAATACCCAGCGTTGCCTTTTTCtgtcaaggttgcgttgccgtaatCCACCCCAAGGAGATAGCAAACAGTCAAGTCTGTACCTGCATTTGCCAGGAAGGATAGGGCAGTAGTTTGGGGCGCGCAGAGAACGCGTTTTTCGTTGGTATCCAGGCGAGAGTCACGGGAACGCCATTACCCTGCAAAAAATGATgtcagtgaaaataaatttgtattttcaaaaggctttaaattttgaattttaacaactgaaaacaagttttgttcgtttttcattgaattttgagcaaatttggcaaatttcccCATCCCTGCAATGACGTCCCTGAGTGAgacatcactgtgatatcactcacgtcacgATTAAAACTTCCGAAGAGGAATGAAAACGATATCACATTGACATAATCACGGTGAccaaacgttttaatattttgccattgaaaaatatatatatttacacaGTTTCGAGGGAAGCCAAGGAATATCCTATGGCCTTTCACCGCGATGTAATGCAGTTTGACATCGTCTGGTACAAAGGTTTTGTCATTTAGGGCCTTCTCCCTGTCCTCCTTTGAAGACCAAAAGTCGAATTCATCCCACTCAAAGACGGAAATTAGGTCACTGGGTGTCGGAGCGGGCTCTAAAGATACAAATACAATTAAGTTTTCTGCATATCCTAATAGGTCAGTACTTATACCTATTACTCTTATAATTGTCCTTTTTATTCTTCTGGGAGAACCAGCTGACGATTTAACCAGTAGTTTGTTGAATCTCTGTGTTCCATTCTTAACCGTGGCCATCATCCAGAAATTCTCAAAGGTGTCCAATGAAAAGGTCACTTCAAATGCATCCTTGATTTGAGCAGAAGAGTTTCAGTCTTTCAATTAACTAATAAGTGATTTGTAAGGACATTTACGCCAAAAATGCCTTCCTTTGATAGGGTTGAACCACATACACTCCTTAAAAATTGGGATGGGAATTACCTCGTCCTGATAATAGCGTTCCACTTGCAAGAAGTCCCTGGAATCTAGTTTAAAGATTGTGGCATTCGCTTCACACCCTGCATACAGGAAACCGGCGCTGTCTGACATCATTTTGTAGCAAAACCGTGAAGACCAGTTGCCGACTTGATTCAACTGcacttttttgtttccagcCCTCAGTTCAGCCACTGAAATTGCATATATCGCTTTGCTCCTGGACTCACCGATGTACAGCTGTCTTCCATTTCCTTTCGGAGACAGGGCGATCGTGTATAAAGGTTTTCCGTGCGTCTCCAAGCGCCACGACTTGTTTTTAT
It encodes:
- the LOC135936047 gene encoding protein yellow-like, with translation MTPFFVAIFFLGLSSVATAINFTQVYEWPDEWDYEWPSEANRTQARRDGSFKPEYLEARYMAVYGSRIFLNLYKDDGIPATLVSFPTSSASSAPPKLSPFPSWEIHLYGKENCNKIHQAEGLQVDSVGRLWVLDDGSSNFNCRAKLWIFNLDNNGTELIHRFSFTGKMHDLVIDETPNETFAYITRWDKKHIVVFSLEKNESWIVNTPAMLSSSIALSPKVEPRQLYLSKYHSKELYSISVAALRNGTRTENPEFIGNWTEISAYKMLMDNRGTMYAAFLWKNHVQSWNTSQPLQENRIYQVTGLEFIWPFNFALDQDGTLWMTVFDKNRKPKYRLLKAAVGAQSYIFEASPDCSGSCHKNGTA
- the LOC135936826 gene encoding chymotrypsin B-like, whose product is MPENVPICLYNRDRATDFPQPKDSRYFAFQRFRDASKNDEWWDQLEPRILVSSEECFKNQNFDKKELEKMNLSPRRLLCVHTPNEDGRYLLNFYRGRYFLRGMRVFHPLLPSRTKIYRDILAYVKHISGLADDIPVFPPVPPEIQAIEFSIQGNLSFQNCGSKWIRSKRSNDDPTDGFEETKFVFSGYTAREDSHPWHADIENLENGTQCGGTLISSRTVLTAAHCIFEMNVKDFEVTVGMYDKRLKYNDTKIQIQTPSKLVTHPAYRSDQFHYDVGLLIFEKEGYEINNQVRPICLWNEGSSLSRVTGKSAVLVGFGLTEHYSLSDTLQEARLSIRKHEECYLSNRILFGKRLRPGDNFCAGFTNGVSACLGDSGGSLSIKKNGRWFIRGIVSFGLSKRVILDGEEQIACNPNSFSLYADVAYYMDWIVRNSLDISFKN
- the LOC135936088 gene encoding uncharacterized protein LOC135936088 — its product is MARFSALIFVLGATLASATDGFTTVYEWNKMDFDWPSEENKLEAARRGFLSEQIIPRFMAVFGERLFLSLVPFNDASLSTLVWLPTNPTSTSPKINPYPSWEMHGTACDQMQEVRGLKVDSDGRLWALDDGRRDDCLPKLWIFDLSNDSVSLVHQFPEKAVSHSYESRWLHDIELDQWNGDWLAYILDIRAEALVVFSLDKNKSWRLETHGKPLYTIALSPKGNGRQLYIGESRSKAIYAISVAELRAGNKKVQLNQVGNWSSRFCYKMMSDSAGFLYAGCEANATIFKLDSRDFLQVERYYQDEDAFEVTFSLDTFENFWMMATVKNGTQRFNKLLVKSSAGSPRRIKRTIIRVIEPAPTPSDLISVFEWDEFDFWSSKEDREKALNDKTFVPDDVKLHYIAVKGHRIFLGFPRNCGNGVPVTLAWIPTKNAFSARPKLLPYPSWQMQKRGDCSALQDVRGLQVDSLGRLWVVDDGRDSVCRPKLWIFNSNDQVELVYEFPGDLVSRHGTSWLTELALDETPDDFFAYIADTIETSTELVVFSLKAKKSWRVKTNVKNIDGLALSPLKERKNLYFGSLSSQVLYSVLVKDLRAGVHHPTVTFVGNKTAPSRRMAMDRNGRLYFDLVFKKSIGTWDTNFPFKEEILFTDSNVQDIWPYFFVFDTSNNLFLMAKFSSNPKHKLFKAAVEINTKSYFFDNSTTNQDLDFCRVNDGVCKNGGSCVSLGEQQASYRCECASNFSGRHCEASEAKQVTAMVRPAVVDTNKTIETVVFITDIDDEDN